A window from bacterium encodes these proteins:
- the tsaD gene encoding tRNA (adenosine(37)-N6)-threonylcarbamoyltransferase complex transferase subunit TsaD: protein MGRIPARSSFVRILGIETSCDETAAAVLDWPLVRVRSSVVASQVDLHARYGGVVPELASRRHLERLGPVIDEALDRAATSLQELDAIAVTCGPGLVGALTVGVAAAKSLSLALALPLIGVNHVEGHIYAAFLDHPDIVLPAVVLIVSGAHTDLLVMHGRGAYEMLGRTRDDAAGEAFDKAARALGFAYPGGPAIEQAARLPRASRGAGRTDAVALPLPFPDEASFDFSFSGLKTAVLRAAGRSAGSPADIAAAFQDAVTRVLVDKTMRAARTRGARTIIVTGGVAANALLRSRMAEAAGRAGIPLHVPPLALCTDNAAMIAAAGADHLSRGECSSLRLGAYADMDITAPIPETQVGVPRNGG from the coding sequence GTGGGACGAATCCCGGCGCGTAGCTCCTTCGTGCGCATCCTCGGCATCGAGACCTCCTGCGACGAAACCGCCGCGGCCGTGCTTGACTGGCCCCTGGTCAGGGTGCGCTCGAGCGTCGTGGCGTCCCAGGTGGACCTGCACGCCCGCTACGGGGGCGTCGTCCCCGAACTCGCCTCGCGCCGGCACCTCGAGCGGCTGGGGCCGGTGATCGACGAGGCGCTCGACCGCGCGGCGACGTCCCTCCAGGAACTGGACGCGATCGCGGTGACGTGCGGTCCGGGCCTCGTCGGAGCCCTCACGGTGGGCGTCGCGGCGGCCAAGAGCCTGTCGCTGGCGCTTGCCCTCCCGCTGATCGGCGTGAACCACGTCGAAGGGCACATCTACGCGGCGTTCCTCGATCACCCGGATATCGTGCTGCCGGCCGTCGTCCTCATCGTCTCCGGGGCGCACACGGACCTGCTCGTCATGCACGGTCGCGGCGCCTACGAAATGCTGGGCCGTACCCGGGACGATGCGGCGGGAGAGGCCTTCGACAAGGCGGCCCGCGCGCTCGGGTTCGCCTATCCGGGGGGCCCTGCGATCGAGCAGGCCGCGCGCCTGCCCCGCGCGAGCCGGGGCGCAGGCCGGACCGACGCCGTCGCGCTGCCGCTCCCATTTCCCGATGAGGCAAGCTTCGACTTCTCCTTCAGCGGCCTCAAGACTGCGGTGCTGCGGGCGGCGGGGCGCTCCGCCGGGTCGCCCGCCGACATCGCGGCGGCCTTCCAGGACGCGGTCACGCGAGTGCTCGTCGACAAGACGATGCGCGCCGCCCGTACCCGGGGCGCGCGCACGATCATCGTCACCGGCGGCGTGGCCGCCAACGCCCTGCTGCGGTCGCGAATGGCGGAGGCGGCCGGCCGGGCCGGCATTCCGCTCCACGTCCCGCCGCTCGCGCTGTGCACCGACAACGCCGCGATGATCGCGGCGGCCGGGGCCGATCACCTGAGCCGGGGCGAGTGTTCGAGCCTGCGTCTCGGAGCGTATGCCGACATGGACATTACCGCCCCGATACCCGAGACCCAGGTCGGCGTTCCGCGGAACGGGGGATAG
- a CDS encoding nodulation protein NfeD gives MACGRRSPAVSISARLLLAVLLAAAAAGGTVVAGMPAFGAPAPGQGTPQVDVVQLDGIIGPATARYVLRGLRQASADGAEALIIELDTPGGLLTSMDQIAKALLASSTPTIVYVWPSGARAASAGVFVTYAADIATMAPTTHLGAAHPVNVAPGNSPEDKTMIAKVTNDAVAEIRGFAARRGRNPDWAERAVRESVSITDQDALRLHVIDLVAADPEALLAAVDGRRVQLPAGARVLHTRNARLVGIPMDVTERLLLLLGDPNIGFILMTMAIYGIIFELSNPGSVFPGVIGGLALILALASFAVIEVNLAGLLLIGFALILFIADLKVPSHGILTAGGLAAFILGALLLTERQAPFLRISITLILTMAGLTAAFFAFAVGAGIRAQAQKVHTGREALLGATGVARSDLGPSGTVFVEGELWSAESEDGTIPAGQRVRVVQVRGLHLVVRKEERK, from the coding sequence ATGGCATGCGGCCGGCGGAGCCCCGCCGTTTCAATCAGCGCCCGCCTGCTCCTCGCCGTGCTGCTGGCCGCCGCAGCGGCCGGCGGGACCGTCGTGGCCGGGATGCCCGCGTTCGGCGCGCCGGCGCCGGGTCAAGGCACGCCTCAGGTCGACGTGGTGCAGCTCGACGGTATTATCGGTCCGGCGACCGCCCGCTACGTGCTCCGCGGCCTTCGGCAGGCCTCCGCCGACGGCGCGGAGGCGCTGATCATCGAGCTCGACACCCCCGGCGGTCTCCTGACCTCCATGGACCAGATCGCGAAGGCCCTATTGGCCTCGTCCACGCCGACGATCGTCTACGTGTGGCCGAGCGGCGCCCGCGCGGCGTCGGCGGGCGTGTTTGTGACCTACGCCGCGGACATCGCGACGATGGCGCCAACGACGCACCTCGGGGCCGCGCATCCCGTGAACGTGGCACCGGGCAACAGCCCCGAGGACAAGACGATGATCGCCAAGGTCACCAACGACGCGGTGGCCGAGATCCGGGGGTTCGCGGCGCGCCGCGGCCGGAACCCCGACTGGGCGGAGCGTGCGGTCCGCGAGAGCGTCTCGATCACCGACCAGGACGCGCTGCGCCTCCACGTGATCGACCTCGTCGCCGCCGATCCGGAGGCGCTGCTGGCCGCGGTCGACGGCCGCCGGGTGCAGCTGCCGGCCGGCGCGCGGGTTCTCCACACCCGGAACGCGCGGCTCGTCGGCATTCCGATGGACGTCACCGAGCGGCTCCTGCTGCTGCTCGGCGACCCGAACATCGGCTTCATCCTCATGACGATGGCGATCTACGGCATCATTTTCGAGCTCAGCAACCCCGGTTCGGTCTTTCCGGGCGTGATCGGCGGCCTCGCCCTGATCCTCGCGCTGGCCTCCTTTGCTGTCATCGAAGTGAACCTCGCGGGCCTGCTCCTCATCGGATTCGCGCTCATCCTTTTCATCGCGGACCTCAAGGTGCCGAGCCACGGCATCCTCACCGCAGGCGGCCTCGCCGCGTTCATCCTCGGGGCGTTGCTGCTCACCGAGCGGCAGGCGCCGTTTCTCCGGATTTCGATCACGCTCATTTTGACGATGGCGGGCCTGACGGCGGCGTTCTTCGCGTTCGCCGTGGGCGCCGGGATCCGGGCTCAGGCGCAAAAGGTGCACACCGGCCGCGAAGCGTTGCTCGGCGCCACCGGGGTGGCGCGCAGCGACCTCGGACCGTCGGGCACGGTGTTCGTCGAGGGCGAGTTGTGGAGCGCGGAGTCGGAGGACGGGACGATCCCGGCCGGCCAGCGCGTCCGGGTCGTCCAGGTCCGTGGGCTGCACCTCGTCGTGCGCAAGGAGGAGAGGAAATGA
- the tsaE gene encoding tRNA (adenosine(37)-N6)-threonylcarbamoyltransferase complex ATPase subunit type 1 TsaE — translation MQTGSPEKTRALGEALGRVLRECDARGAVVALTGPLGSGKTCFVQGLARGLGAGGYVRSPTFMLVHEYPGPLPLHHVDLYRIGPAEVDALGLEEILEGDGVTAVEWPGSEGFLPPDHVSVEMSYGEGENARAARVTARGDRSRRIVDGLRGCVSSQ, via the coding sequence ATTCAGACGGGGAGTCCGGAGAAGACGCGGGCGCTCGGTGAGGCGCTCGGCCGCGTGCTTCGCGAATGCGACGCGCGCGGGGCGGTGGTGGCACTCACCGGACCGCTCGGCTCCGGAAAGACGTGCTTCGTGCAGGGGCTCGCCCGGGGGCTCGGCGCCGGCGGGTACGTCCGCAGCCCGACGTTCATGCTCGTTCACGAGTACCCGGGCCCGCTGCCCCTTCATCACGTCGACCTGTACCGGATCGGTCCCGCCGAAGTCGACGCGCTCGGCCTCGAGGAGATCCTGGAGGGCGACGGCGTCACCGCGGTCGAGTGGCCCGGGTCCGAAGGGTTCCTGCCGCCCGACCATGTGTCCGTGGAGATGTCCTATGGGGAGGGCGAGAACGCGCGGGCCGCGCGCGTCACGGCCCGCGGCGATCGGTCACGTCGGATCGTGGACGGGCTGCGCGGGTGCGTGTCCTCGCAATAG
- a CDS encoding gamma-glutamyl-gamma-aminobutyrate hydrolase family protein, with protein sequence MTGDRPRIGIVGATRKETEEKAFQAYVGAIEDAGGTPVPILPGSGADVLERVDGLVLTGGLDVDPQAYGRDVDPVMSVEIDAERDALELPLVREAVRRDLPILAVCRGIQVLNVALGGTLIQDVDVARTGRQTWSHQQRKAQPEAPLDAAMHEVDVMPGSRLRAIAGADRLGVNTFHHQAIERVAPGLVVTALAVESGLPSTGGGPALIEAVEAPGCRWVLGVQWHPERMWHSAPAQRRLFVELVRAAGRGRDGGVPRTPAGEQLGGEDAAAGHPAGGLRAG encoded by the coding sequence GTGACCGGGGACCGTCCCCGCATCGGCATCGTCGGCGCGACGCGCAAGGAAACCGAAGAGAAGGCGTTCCAGGCCTATGTCGGGGCCATCGAGGACGCCGGCGGAACGCCCGTGCCGATCCTCCCGGGCAGCGGCGCAGACGTCCTCGAACGGGTGGACGGTCTCGTCCTGACCGGCGGACTCGATGTCGATCCACAGGCATACGGCCGGGACGTCGACCCTGTGATGTCGGTCGAGATTGACGCCGAGCGGGACGCCCTCGAACTTCCCCTGGTCCGTGAGGCCGTTCGGCGCGACCTGCCGATCCTGGCGGTCTGCCGCGGGATCCAGGTGCTCAACGTCGCCCTCGGCGGCACCCTCATCCAGGACGTCGACGTGGCCCGCACGGGCCGGCAGACGTGGAGCCATCAGCAACGGAAGGCTCAGCCGGAGGCGCCGCTCGACGCGGCGATGCACGAGGTCGACGTGATGCCCGGCAGCCGCCTTCGCGCGATCGCCGGAGCCGACCGCCTCGGCGTCAACACGTTCCATCACCAGGCGATCGAGCGCGTCGCGCCGGGTCTCGTCGTGACCGCGCTCGCGGTCGAATCCGGCCTGCCCTCTACCGGGGGCGGGCCGGCGCTGATCGAAGCCGTCGAGGCCCCGGGCTGCCGGTGGGTGCTCGGCGTGCAGTGGCATCCCGAGCGCATGTGGCACAGCGCGCCGGCGCAGCGGCGTCTCTTCGTCGAGCTTGTCCGGGCCGCCGGTCGCGGGCGCGACGGTGGTGTCCCGCGTACGCCGGCGGGCGAGCAGCTCGGGGGCGAGGACGCCGCTGCCGGCCACCCTGCGGGCGGCCTCCGTGCCGGGTAG
- the groES gene encoding co-chaperone GroES, whose translation MNLKPLGDRIVVKVVEELERTKGGIVLPDTAKEKPQEAEVAAVGPGARNEKGDRIPMEVKVGDRVVFQKYSGTEFKLDDEEYLILRESDVLAIVTKEKAKARA comes from the coding sequence ATGAACCTGAAGCCGCTTGGGGATCGCATTGTCGTCAAGGTTGTCGAGGAGCTCGAGCGCACGAAGGGCGGTATCGTTCTGCCCGACACTGCGAAGGAGAAGCCGCAGGAGGCCGAGGTGGCGGCCGTTGGACCGGGCGCGCGCAACGAGAAGGGCGACCGCATCCCGATGGAGGTCAAGGTCGGCGATCGCGTGGTGTTCCAGAAGTACTCGGGCACGGAGTTCAAGCTGGACGACGAGGAGTACCTGATCCTCCGTGAGAGCGACGTGCTCGCGATCGTGACCAAGGAAAAGGCCAAGGCGCGCGCGTAA
- the rimI gene encoding ribosomal protein S18-alanine N-acetyltransferase: MTMVIANERLSIGPMREEDIPRVLEIEQASFPSPWPRDAYLRELRDNRLACYLVARGADAVVGYTGMWIILDEAHVTTIAVAPESRRNRIGERLLVALIAEAMRRGARWITLEVRRTNGNAQALYRKYGFKEIGVRKGYYSDNREDAIVMWTGNVYEPAFQERFTRNRGLLDAATGGTNPGA, from the coding sequence ATGACCATGGTCATCGCGAACGAGCGGCTCTCCATCGGCCCGATGCGCGAGGAAGACATTCCCCGCGTGCTGGAGATCGAGCAGGCGTCGTTCCCGTCGCCGTGGCCGCGCGACGCGTATCTTCGGGAGTTGCGCGACAACCGTCTGGCCTGCTACCTGGTCGCCCGCGGCGCCGACGCCGTCGTCGGCTACACGGGAATGTGGATCATCCTCGACGAGGCGCACGTGACGACGATCGCGGTGGCCCCGGAGAGCCGGCGGAACCGGATCGGCGAGCGGCTGCTGGTCGCCCTCATCGCCGAGGCGATGCGCCGGGGGGCGCGGTGGATCACGCTCGAGGTCCGCCGCACCAACGGCAACGCGCAGGCGCTGTACCGGAAATACGGCTTCAAGGAGATCGGCGTCCGCAAAGGCTACTACAGCGACAACCGCGAGGACGCCATCGTCATGTGGACCGGCAACGTGTACGAGCCGGCATTCCAGGAGCGCTTCACGCGCAACCGGGGCCTCCTCGACGCGGCCACGGGTGGGACGAATCCCGGCGCGTAG
- a CDS encoding slipin family protein: MISYIAPLLVAVILVALSLLGSTIKIAREYERGVVFRLGRLVGARGPGVIILIPVVDRMIKIDLRVVTLDIPRQEMMTRDNVPVTVDAVVYFRIVNPEDAIVKVENFSRATYLVAQTTLRSTLGQHELDDLLAQRDKINQQLQRVIDETTEPWGIKVTLVEVRDVVLPESMKRAMARQAEVERERRAKVINAEGEFQAAEKLVEAAAKISKQPIALQLRYLQALTEVASEQNSTTIFPVPIDLLTPFLKRGGGDGGPAGAG, encoded by the coding sequence ATGATATCGTACATCGCGCCGCTGCTCGTGGCTGTGATCCTCGTCGCCTTGTCGCTGCTCGGTTCGACCATCAAGATCGCGCGTGAATACGAGCGGGGCGTGGTGTTCCGCCTCGGCCGCCTCGTCGGGGCGCGCGGCCCGGGGGTCATCATCCTTATCCCCGTGGTCGACCGCATGATCAAGATCGACCTGCGGGTGGTCACGCTGGACATCCCGCGGCAGGAGATGATGACGCGCGACAACGTGCCGGTGACGGTCGACGCGGTGGTGTACTTTCGGATCGTCAACCCCGAGGACGCGATCGTCAAGGTCGAGAACTTCAGCCGCGCGACGTATCTCGTCGCCCAGACGACGTTGCGCAGCACGCTCGGACAGCACGAGCTCGACGACCTCCTCGCCCAGCGCGACAAGATCAACCAGCAGCTTCAGCGTGTGATCGACGAAACCACCGAGCCGTGGGGCATCAAGGTCACGCTCGTCGAGGTGCGGGACGTCGTCCTGCCGGAGAGCATGAAGCGCGCGATGGCGCGGCAGGCCGAGGTCGAGCGCGAGCGGCGAGCCAAGGTCATCAACGCCGAAGGCGAATTTCAGGCGGCGGAAAAACTCGTGGAGGCGGCGGCCAAGATCTCCAAGCAGCCGATCGCCCTTCAGCTGCGGTACCTGCAGGCGCTGACCGAGGTCGCCTCGGAGCAGAACTCGACGACGATCTTTCCGGTGCCGATCGATCTCCTCACGCCGTTTCTCAAGCGCGGCGGCGGCGACGGCGGCCCCGCCGGCGCTGGCTAG
- a CDS encoding PIN domain-containing protein, whose product MKRILVDAGPLVAIIDESDGDHRRCVDELKRLVDPPLTTWTVITEAAYLLGQTTNPLESQDALLVALERRLIAIAELSREDIPRVRALIRKYRELPMDLADATLVRLAERERIRQVFTLDRRDFEIYRIGRQETFTIIP is encoded by the coding sequence GTGAAGCGGATCCTGGTTGACGCCGGGCCTCTTGTCGCCATCATCGATGAGAGCGATGGCGATCACCGCCGCTGCGTCGACGAGCTGAAACGGCTGGTTGATCCGCCGCTCACAACATGGACCGTCATCACCGAGGCCGCGTATCTGCTCGGGCAGACGACGAATCCTCTTGAGTCACAGGATGCCTTGCTGGTCGCGCTGGAGCGCCGGCTGATCGCGATTGCCGAGCTCAGCCGCGAGGATATCCCACGGGTCCGGGCCCTGATCCGGAAGTACCGCGAGCTGCCGATGGATCTCGCCGATGCCACGCTTGTGCGCCTGGCGGAACGGGAGCGCATCCGGCAGGTGTTCACGCTTGACCGCCGCGACTTCGAAATCTACCGAATCGGGCGCCAGGAGACGTTCACGATCATCCCATAA
- a CDS encoding asparaginase, translating into MPGSVPLAAVERGGRVESVHRGAVAVADRFGRVRYAAGDPALPLYLRSACKPLQALPFVEGGGVETFGFTGAELAVICASHAAEPVHLDAVRSILSKIGLGPSALRCGPHMPFDPATAAALARAGRAPEAIHNNCSGKHAGMLASCRLYEWPTETYLEPAHPLQRRIAAIIGEFCANGDSLPQATDGCGVPTFYATVGGLAHAFARLADPGDLAAPRAVAVRRIGDAMAAHPVMVSGTGRLATSLMEVLGSRLFCKGGAEGGFGIALRSQGLGIAVKIDDGNARAMGPVLVDVLRQLGVAGPAEVAALAAHARPDVRNTRGQVVGAIRSLVHLEEVSLHGTSRQPAQGGSA; encoded by the coding sequence GTGCCGGGTAGCGTCCCGCTCGCCGCGGTCGAACGGGGCGGGCGGGTGGAGAGCGTCCACCGCGGCGCCGTCGCCGTCGCCGATCGCTTCGGCCGGGTGCGTTACGCGGCCGGCGATCCCGCGCTGCCGCTCTACTTGCGGTCGGCCTGCAAGCCTCTCCAGGCGCTGCCGTTCGTCGAAGGCGGGGGCGTCGAGACGTTCGGGTTCACCGGCGCCGAGCTCGCGGTGATCTGTGCGTCGCACGCGGCCGAGCCGGTGCACCTCGACGCGGTCCGGTCGATCTTGTCCAAGATCGGCCTCGGCCCGTCCGCGCTGCGGTGCGGTCCCCACATGCCCTTCGACCCGGCGACGGCGGCGGCGCTGGCGCGCGCGGGACGGGCGCCGGAGGCGATCCACAACAACTGCTCCGGCAAGCACGCCGGGATGCTGGCCTCGTGCCGGCTCTACGAGTGGCCGACCGAGACCTACCTGGAGCCGGCGCATCCGCTGCAGCGCAGGATCGCTGCGATCATCGGCGAGTTCTGCGCGAACGGCGATTCGCTGCCGCAGGCCACCGACGGATGCGGCGTGCCCACCTTCTACGCCACGGTCGGAGGGCTCGCCCACGCCTTCGCCCGCCTCGCGGATCCGGGCGATCTGGCGGCTCCGCGCGCCGTCGCGGTCCGCCGCATCGGCGACGCGATGGCCGCGCACCCGGTCATGGTCTCGGGCACGGGACGGCTCGCGACGTCCCTGATGGAAGTGCTCGGCAGCCGGCTGTTCTGCAAAGGCGGCGCGGAGGGCGGGTTCGGGATCGCGCTCCGCAGCCAGGGGCTCGGCATCGCCGTGAAGATCGACGACGGCAACGCGCGTGCGATGGGGCCGGTGCTGGTGGACGTGCTGCGGCAGCTCGGCGTCGCCGGTCCGGCGGAGGTCGCGGCCCTCGCCGCGCACGCCCGGCCCGACGTGCGCAATACGCGCGGGCAGGTCGTGGGCGCGATCCGGTCGCTGGTCCATCTCGAGGAAGTGTCTCTGCACGGCACATCGCGGCAACCGGCCCAAGGGGGGAGCGCATGA
- the tsaB gene encoding tRNA (adenosine(37)-N6)-threonylcarbamoyltransferase complex dimerization subunit type 1 TsaB: protein MRVLAIETATPVASVALVDAAGVAASRTLRAPMRHLEWVAAAIDGMLRDLGWGPEAVDAVASGRGPGGFTGLRIGIATAAAWARARHTPLLGVDTLETLACSAAAGGLVVPVLDAHRGEVAAALYRCAPPFEPVCLLPAVVAVPDVVVAEIRGTLQAEGAVPDGLVVAGAGLARYREQLAALLGAAGVRQVIERPDAHPRAETAGLLARPRLLRGVRDEAARLLPAYGRRPVARLWQETSPRPGSGG, encoded by the coding sequence GTGCGTGTCCTCGCAATAGAGACCGCGACCCCCGTGGCGAGCGTCGCGCTCGTGGATGCCGCCGGCGTCGCGGCCTCGCGTACGCTGCGGGCCCCGATGCGGCATCTCGAGTGGGTGGCGGCCGCGATCGACGGCATGCTGCGGGATCTGGGGTGGGGCCCCGAGGCGGTGGACGCGGTCGCGTCCGGTCGAGGACCGGGCGGCTTCACCGGCCTGCGAATCGGGATCGCGACGGCCGCGGCCTGGGCCCGTGCGCGCCACACCCCGCTCCTCGGCGTGGACACCCTGGAGACGCTGGCGTGCTCGGCCGCCGCGGGCGGGCTCGTCGTCCCGGTCCTCGACGCGCACCGGGGCGAGGTGGCGGCCGCGCTCTACCGCTGCGCTCCGCCGTTCGAGCCGGTGTGCCTGCTGCCCGCCGTCGTCGCCGTCCCCGACGTGGTGGTGGCCGAGATACGGGGGACACTCCAGGCGGAAGGCGCGGTGCCTGACGGACTCGTCGTGGCCGGGGCCGGTCTCGCGCGGTACCGGGAGCAACTCGCGGCGCTCCTCGGGGCGGCCGGCGTCCGGCAGGTCATCGAGCGGCCCGACGCGCATCCGCGCGCCGAGACCGCGGGGCTTCTCGCGCGGCCGCGCCTGCTTCGCGGTGTTCGGGACGAGGCGGCCCGGTTGCTGCCGGCGTACGGACGGCGTCCGGTGGCGCGGTTGTGGCAGGAAACATCTCCGCGGCCGGGAAGCGGGGGATGA
- a CDS encoding M55 family metallopeptidase encodes MKIFISADMEGTAGVTDWDQVLAGRPDYARFRRLMTEEVNAAILGALEAGAKEIVVNDSHATMRNLLIEELHPQAQLISGSPKPYSMMQGIDASFDAVFFTGYHAAAGTQDAVLDHSYSSGSVRQIKLGNLVVGEAGLNAALAGQFKVPVALVTGDATAVAQLRKLVPQVEAVAVKEAIGRLAARSYQPVEARRRIKDGAARALKRARDLKPFAVPKPVALEIDWLYTSMADRCMLIPGMTRVSPRATAFKAKDAEQAFSVTVACLVLARSVV; translated from the coding sequence ATGAAGATCTTCATCTCCGCGGACATGGAGGGGACCGCCGGCGTCACCGATTGGGACCAGGTGCTGGCGGGCCGGCCCGATTACGCGCGGTTTCGCCGGCTCATGACCGAAGAGGTCAACGCCGCGATTCTCGGCGCCCTCGAAGCCGGCGCCAAGGAAATCGTGGTCAACGACTCGCACGCGACGATGCGCAACCTGCTGATCGAGGAACTCCATCCCCAGGCCCAGCTCATCAGCGGCAGTCCCAAACCCTACAGCATGATGCAGGGCATCGATGCGTCGTTCGACGCCGTGTTCTTCACCGGGTACCATGCCGCGGCCGGCACGCAGGACGCGGTCCTGGATCACAGCTACAGCAGCGGATCCGTCCGCCAGATCAAACTCGGCAACCTCGTCGTCGGCGAGGCCGGGCTGAACGCCGCGCTCGCGGGCCAGTTCAAGGTCCCCGTCGCGCTCGTCACCGGAGACGCGACGGCGGTGGCGCAGCTCCGGAAGCTCGTTCCCCAGGTCGAGGCCGTCGCGGTGAAGGAGGCGATCGGCCGGCTCGCCGCGCGTTCGTACCAGCCCGTGGAAGCCCGCCGCCGGATCAAGGACGGCGCCGCGCGGGCGCTCAAACGGGCGCGCGATCTCAAGCCGTTCGCGGTCCCGAAGCCGGTCGCGCTGGAGATCGACTGGCTCTACACTTCGATGGCCGATCGCTGCATGCTGATCCCGGGCATGACCCGGGTGAGTCCCCGGGCCACGGCCTTCAAGGCCAAGGACGCGGAGCAGGCCTTCTCGGTCACGGTCGCCTGCCTCGTCCTGGCGCGGTCGGTCGTGTAG
- a CDS encoding ribbon-helix-helix protein, CopG family, which translates to MPTTVRLDPETEAIVQRLARKTGRTKSSVIREAILRLSEDHAEPNPGSTLYDRMADLIGIGHGGPPDLASRSEEILRGLFARRRGRR; encoded by the coding sequence GTGCCGACAACCGTGAGGTTGGATCCCGAGACGGAAGCGATCGTGCAGCGCCTCGCCCGGAAGACCGGCCGTACAAAATCGTCCGTGATTCGCGAAGCGATCCTCAGGCTGTCCGAGGACCACGCTGAGCCGAACCCGGGAAGTACCCTGTATGATCGGATGGCGGACCTCATCGGCATCGGACACGGCGGACCGCCGGACTTGGCGTCCCGGTCGGAGGAGATCCTGCGCGGCCTGTTCGCGCGCCGGCGAGGACGTCGGTGA